The genome window AAAAAATTGTTAAGGAGCAAGCATGTCGATAATTATTGCCATGTGCTTATACGCACTCGCTATGTCAATTTCCCCCGGGCCGGTTAATTTGATGGTGTTAGCCAGTGGTGTCAATCACGGTGTTCGCCACACTATGCCGTTTGTGCTGGGGGCGGTAATAGGTTTTACTTTGCTGTTATTAGTGGTGGGGTTAGGGCTTGGTGTGGTTACTGCAGAACATTCGGTTTGGCTGACTACATTGTGTCTGACGGGTAACAGTTTTATTTTCTATCTTGGTGCTAAGCTTTTTTCTGCCTCTGTGAACGTGCATCAATCAGAACATTTGTTGCCGACCTTTGCCCAAGGAATGTTATTGCAATGGTTAAACCCGAAGGCCTGGATAGCGAGTGTAGCCG of Thalassotalea insulae contains these proteins:
- a CDS encoding LysE family translocator codes for the protein MSIIIAMCLYALAMSISPGPVNLMVLASGVNHGVRHTMPFVLGAVIGFTLLLLVVGLGLGVVTAEHSVWLTTLCLTGNSFIFYLGAKLFSASVNVHQSEHLLPTFAQGMLLQWLNPKAWIASVAGVSAFNLIDAAEQLLVFVTLYFVICLFAMSSWALVGDKVSVYLNNQRRMLTFNRLMGSVLMLLALYLMTSFLLEGYS